The region CTTTAACTTTATTGTGTTTTGTTGGATCAGATGTCTGATCCTTTGACAGCCCTGATGCATGCAGTTCAAGTAATGAACTTGCTCAAAACCCTGATAATGAGAACAATACAAGAGCGTGATGAAGCTTCAACAGGAGATTCGCTAACTAATTATTCGCCTACTTCAAACTATTCTTCTGATAGGCTGACCGATTACGAAAACACCAGCTGTGAACTCCGAGCATCTCCTTCAGTCCATGCAGAACAAATTGATTATAATACTGACAGTGAGATTGAAGAGGAAATTGAGTCGGTCTGTGAGAAAGAAAAGTGTTTTTCGGAACAAGATGATGATGACaaagaaaacacaaaaaacaGTTTTGAACTCAGAGGATCCCCCTCAAGCCATACTGAACAAGTTGATTACAACACTGATACTGAGAACAAGGATGATATCGAATCAATTTGTGAAACAGAAAAGTGCTTTTTGGAACAAGTTGATGGTGACAAAGAAAACACAAGGAACAGCTGTGAACTGGGAGGGTCTCCCTCAAACCATACCGGATTACTTGATTACCACACTAATAGTGAGAATGGAGATGAAAGTGAGTTGCTTTGTGAGTCAGAGAAGTGTTTTCTGAAACAAGTTGATGATGACAATGAAAACACAAGAAATAGCCCTTGTGAAGAATTAAGAGATTTGCAAGAAACAAGTCTTAGTACTCATTTGACTACAACTGGTGAAGAAGTCCTAGGGTTGAGTTCGGTAGATATTAACGAGTTCAAAGTTAACCAGAGTACATCAGAAATCGGTGAAATTACCAGTGATGTGAACAAGGTAGACAAGCTGGCGGATTTGAGTTTGCCTTTGCCTTTGTGAGTCTGAAGTAATAAAATTATCATCTGTGCTTAGGAATTGTTTGCTTTTGGTGTTTGTTCAGCTGGGGGCTGAACCTTTTGTTGCATGTTCTCAATCTCTGATAAGATCAATTAGGAGTGAAGTGTGTGCTTTGTGAATCTTTGTTGTTTAGCTTCAGTTTTAGGCTGAACCATTTGCAGTCTGTTCTCACTAGCAGTAAAATTCTAACCTCAGATGTTGCAGATCGGGTATCGTATCCAAAAGATACCACGACTGGTAGATGAAAAAAACAAGATCATTTATTTATCTGTACAAGTGACATTTTTATATTTGAATGatttgtttgcaaaagttctCTCTTGCTTGTGCTTGAAAAAGACTTCTATAGCAGTTTGACATCAAACTGCTGCGATACCAACCTGCAGCTACTATGCATCCTCCTAGGTCCACCTTCATTGTGCGCTTTCGCATCATGCTTTGTCCTCAGGCCGTGTCGTTGAGTTGTAATGTGAGTTACCTCTCTGAGCTTGTTTGATGTGCTTAACATTTGGATTTTCAGCCAGCAGCAGGAAAAATCAAACAAATAAATATCCATATTATGTTCCTTTTGCAAGTACTAGAACCCAAGTAAGTTTCGTGAGTGATGCACAAAATTTCTGCCATGTGAGCTCCTAGAAAGATTGATCTCGTGACCTCCACCAAGGAGACACGAGCTCAACCACTGCATTAACATTTTGTTAGGCAATCTGAGCTTCTTCTGCTTTTATGTTCAAAAGGAGACATAATTATTTATCTATTAATCTATAATCTTCGTATAAGAATTCCATTTTCAGATAACATGCATAGAGAACATTACATTGGCGGGATCATGGAGGACTAACCTGCCGACCTTAAAAAACCAGTTGGAATTTTAATCGACGATCCAGTTTTCTTAAAGAAAATCAGTGAAAAGTTTCTTATGATATAGTTTTTCAGTTCCGGGTCTTCTAAATTGTTTTCCCGAACATTTAATCTACCTTCTCTAGCTGTCTCGAATAATACTCATAATGCATAAGATCTTGACGTTTAATCTACCCACTACAAACTCTGTAATACTCCATGTGTTACATTTTTGAGAGAGTGTTCGGTACTCTCTTCATCCCATTTTAGTTGtcacattttttttataaaagtaaaATTGACCAATTTTTGACCAAAGATTAAACAatactcttatattattttaaaaactaaaaattatatattaaagtagattaaatctactttccggtgatgtaatttttttattttgttcaattataaattattaataaatttcggTCAAATTTAAGTCAACTTGACCGGCACAAATCCAAAGATGACAACTAaaatgggatggagggagtatagttctatattttttttataatttttttttctgaataaaaattaaaatattcaaaaaaaaattataaaaataaattacataacTATACATTTATGCACCTTAATGCGTTCCGGACACTTCACGTAAACAATTGGAATCACTACTAGAACGAAGGAATGTCAAAGAAGACTGCAGTATTTTAACGACTTGTACTATAATTCAAAATAGATTTCTGTACAGCCTATATATCTGATGTATATTTATAATCCCACGAGGGGCAGGTGAACAATGAGAAATGACAGCATAGTTTCATAAGAAGCAGGTGAACTTCAAAATTTGATTTCAGACTTATCATTTAACTATTTTGTTCTTTCCGAATTATAACTTACGGGTCCAGATCTCGGCAGATGATCGTAATAGCATATTTAACCGTCTTTATTATAATTAGTAACGAGCAGtaattaatttttgattttttatgTGAATACAAAAATTGTACCTATCTTTATCATACAACTTcaatattttaaattttcatCATTTCCGCTTTTTTACGCCGTAACGATCATCACATGGAACCACGTGCCATGATTATATAAGTCAAAACTCAAAACGTTGATTCGATAGATATTTTAAGATGATATCAACACATAACTGTTGTATAAATATATGTACAACTTCTTGTTTGTGAAGTCACAGCGATGACAAATGACTTCATCAAACCAATGAATTTAAACACAAACAAACTACTTGCTAACTTGAAGAACCAGGGGAAACTTCAGACTGAATCAAGTGAAACTAAGAATCTTATGAGTTTTTCTGCTCATAAAATACTAAGAAGGCATCAATCAAGAAGCTAAACATGTATCCCAAAACAACTTATCTTTATCTTCTTTCTTAATTGGCTCCATTTTAGAATCAACACATCCCTTGCTCTTCTTCAATGTTCTTGAAAACACACATCCTTTTTTGCTACTTTTACAGTACTGATTAATGGCACCATCATCTTCGTCGTCTTCATCTTCATCGTAATCATACCGATCCCTATACTTGGGATTATATTCATGACCATGCATGCGTTCTTGATCGCTTTTCTTGCCATTTAAGTATTCTTTAAAACAATCACCGCGatcatttttaaaaatctcaGGAGGATCGGAGCAGCAAGATAGAGCATCATCAACCTCATTACCATAACTTACCTCCATGTTATTATTATCAACTGAGTACATATTTATTTCCGAATCCTTTTCGGAATCCCCAGTAGACTCAAATAGCAAGAAAGGAGATATATCAATCAAACCATGCAAATTCTTCCAATTCATTTCTATGATCAACAACCAACAAAGAACTATATATTGCTGTAACCTCTTGGTTATATACTGAACAAAAAATATCAATCTCCTCGATGTCGGACTGGGGTGTTACCGTCGTTCCGAAACCATGTGTATAAATGTATAAGAATGAAAAGGTTGGAGGTGGAAATATGAAGATGGTTTGTTTGACACTTCATTCTACTTGTGTAGCCATCCTTTTATACTTTCAAAAATGGGGACTATTTTAAAGCATAGATGTGTATGGGGGTGCATAAGCATGTGCTAGGTTGTCTATCTTCTAGATGAGGGCtgaatataatattatataatattagcCCATCAATCATGTTAAATGAAgcagttatttatttatttattctgtGACAAAAATATAAATGGGGAAATAAACAAGATAATCACTTTACCCAAATAACAGAAAGAGACAAGACGATATATATGTGATCCACGTAGTCTATCTAGATTCTAGAAGCAAATCATACTTGATTTGTTTTTGTTAGCACGGGTGGTGCAAATTGAATAAACCTCCTACTCACCAGCTAGCTCGTTTTGTAAAACTAGCTCttttctatatttttttaattttaaagtcagcaaaatatttcataaattttTATATTTCCTTAATATATTACAATATATTGGTAGAAAATGACTATGATGTCAAGATATCTGTTTTAATCTTCAAAAATTGTGGTAAGACTTAAGAGTAGGGTTCTAATCGGGGGTGAACTAGCCGAATTTCGAGCCCGGTGTAATTCAAACCAAGGTTAATTAAGTCGAGCTAAAATGTATCGTTTAACTTATCGAGTCTAAACATCTACCCGAACTCAACTTATTCAATTTTATACTTAATCGGGTCAAAATCTCTACCGAACCCGGCTCAATTAATTTTACGAATTAAGTCAAACCGACTCATTTAATTAAACGGAGCCGGAATCTTTACCCGAACTTGTCTCTTTTAACTAAACGAGTCGAGTGAAACCCACTTAAACAAGTTCGAGGCAGGCAAGCTCGCGAACCGCATGAGTTAAATTACAGCCCGAGATAAGATAAGAGTGAGTCGGTGACTTTTTTtagagaaaaataaaatattttttagctattttgaaaataaaaaaaagcTCATAATATTACAAATTTTAAATTTCGACCAATAAATACGGATAAAGTTTGCCCACCATAATTCACTTAAATTGAAGAACATATAATCCAAGTGTGGTGAGAATAGAATATGCAATTGAAAATCATAATATTTTAACGTGTGTCATGTACTCATGTCAGATTAATAATGAATAACATAATAATTCGAGAAAAGAAATGATGAACAAAATTCTTTGATGCATTGGAGACACACAATCATTCATTCAAGTTATTGACGACTACTATTTTCAGATGAGATGGCCGGTGGGGGTTTTTCATTATTCTTTTTTGTACTTTTTTACAATATGTATATTCCTTCTGGTGGCTTATACTGTTTTTTACAATTTACATGACCCTGACGGCTAATTATAATTAGGGATTTTTTTATGGTGTGCCCAAAAGCACACAATAGTCATTAAGGttgtgtttggtattgctgttgcagacagcaacagcagcttttcactgaaaagcagttaaaaaactgtttggtaaaatttaaaaactGTTTTTCTGAAAAGTATTTTTGGCTTAAAAGCTGCTGTTAGACAAAGCAAGTTCCCCCATACTTTTAGAAAAAACTGCTTTTCAGCTGTTGCGGAaagcagatgctgatttcaccatcaaaccttaccaaaagtatcattattttaatttttttgcatcaaaacatatacgcctcaaaaaaattaccaaatagtcatctgatttttacaacaacACTTTTTCCAGCAGCACTTTTTTTAACAGCACAACATTTTTTAACAGTAATCCCAAACAGAGCCTAACTCTCATATAAATAAGCTCTTTTTATTGAAGATTGAATAATAAATGTTAATGGCCTCTTGCATTCATATCAATACCACCAATAAAAATTGCTCATTTTTATTGAAATTAGTAACTAATGTGTGCCCATTAAAAAGACCGTTATAATTAATTTTGTAACATCCAACCCCACCAACAATTCCTGTTAAAATGAGCTGCcaattttttttgctaaataaacTCACGTACACCTAATTTCGAAATCAAATTCTTGACGACAATGAGCTAACAATTTAATATACTCGTGTATTTCACTTAAAAACGTTTTTTAAGGACCTAAATACTCTTGCTCAGAATGATGTGCAATATTAAAAATATTTCGGGTCGAGTTTTGATTGAACTCACTATCGCTGCCCTTTAatgatattattttttaattattagtatatttattatttataaataccCTTGTGGGTGTCAATTTTAGTGTTTTTGGGTTTTGGCTACTTCCTAATTTTTAAAATGTATTCCGGAAGTGTGTGTTCTTTTACTTTATATATATGACAAAGAAGGCAATTAGTAACAACAGAAAAAGTGAAACTGAGTGCTGTTTTCAGAGGCAGCATTTAAAAAAGAACCAGTAATtgattaaatatttaatttaagaCGTTTGAACTATTAACTATTAACTTTATTATTGGTTCATTTGAGTCACCGGACAAACCCTCAGTCAGTTTAATACGTCGTCTCCAAGCAATTCTATCTAAAATCATATCAGCGGTAAGATTTAAAATCACCATATCTAAATTTCCGTTCAAATTTTATGAGTTCTACCTCTTTTTCTTCCGTTACAGAAATACTTTTCACCTATCGAACCGGTGCTGATGTACACCGTGTCCGAACATGAACATACTAACATAATCGACTCTTCTATATTTTCTTATAAAATGAACACTAGCTATGTATATATAAAAAAGATAATAATTACTTTTCCGCCCAAAGTAGATTAATTTGTTCAATTGAATTGATTTCAGCGCCGAAACTGAAAGATTGAAAAGGCTAGACTAAACACAAACATATGAAAGTGGAGACTAGGGGTGTACACGGATCGGGTTGGGCGGGTTGGGAGAATTTAGCAACCCAACCCAATTAGttcgggttttcaaaatttcaaaccaACCCAAACCGTTAAAATTTGtaacccaaaccaatttgtattgttcggtttggttcggtttgatcggtttattaaatatacaaaattaatataaaaattataataaaacataagttttcaaagtttaaaacacttgaaaatagttcaaaacaatattacaatccTCCATATTAAATAGTCTTAAGCATCTAATTTTCAACATCAAAAATACTAATAATATTGCTTACGCTTTAAAtattggaatgaatcataaatgcaaaaaatataacactaatcaaacatctattgttgttacgaaatgaactatgaacacggaggttataagttacatttagagttagagatatatggatctatgtaaatggcctaaacataattttagattaacttattagcatgtaaatatatattttaatcgggttgggttggattggtttaaaattatcgaaaaccatatccaaaccaattaaatcgggttgacattttttcaacccaacTATATATCGGGTTGAAAAAAATCGGTTTGGATCGGCCGAAATAGGGTCGGTTCGGTTTGGATTGGTCGGGTTGACCAAACGGTGTACACCCCTAGTGGAGACTTATACAAAGCAATTGaacagaagaaaataaaagaaaaacgtGTACGTAAGTAAGTAAAACGAAGAGGGTAAAAACAAGGAAAGTACATTTTTTTTCCCTCCTGAAAAGTAGTAGTAGATGTGGTACAAAATAAAGGGTTACATACTTACAGGAGCTTCAGAATTCACATGAAACGCCTCTTATTTGATGGAACCTGGTCCCTACCACCATACCCATTAAACACAATTCTAA is a window of Apium graveolens cultivar Ventura chromosome 11, ASM990537v1, whole genome shotgun sequence DNA encoding:
- the LOC141695167 gene encoding rho GTPase-activating protein 2-like, which encodes MTGMVVLTKGGGCGVGKISRKATTEAEEQQNQLSLVNLLLDALRKSMFSSCKLSSQEGGEAAFDSSSFEIGWPTNVQHLTHVTFDRFHGFLGLPVEFQVEIPCKAPSASVSVFGVSAESMQCSYDSRGNSVPTILLLMQERLYSQGGLKSEGIFRINPENSKEEHVREQLNRGIVPQDIDVHCLAGLIKAWFRELPSGILDGISPEEVLQCTTEEDSTELVKQLKPTERALLNWAIDLMADVVEHEDANKMNARNIAMVFAPNMTQMSDPLTALMHAVQVMNLLKTLIMRTIQERDEASTGDSLTNYSPTSNYSSDRLTDYENTSCELRASPSVHAEQIDYNTDSEIEEEIESVCEKEKCFSEQDDDDKENTKNSFELRGSPSSHTEQVDYNTDTENKDDIESICETEKCFLEQVDGDKENTRNSCELGGSPSNHTGLLDYHTNSENGDESELLCESEKCFLKQVDDDNENTRNSPCEELRDLQETSLSTHLTTTGEEVLGLSSVDINEFKVNQSTSEIGEITSDVNKVDKLADLSLPLPL